In a genomic window of Dyadobacter fermentans DSM 18053:
- a CDS encoding PQQ-dependent sugar dehydrogenase, with product MKLPSYFRKPASAVMACALLAGVAVSCDDDDDFWDAFIPETDKEATSAQIQGYVFYPALQPASDQNVGQLKVPAGFQVNKFAEGLGKPRMLATSEKGHVYASDREAGIVMMLTDTDGDGMADDKKTVANIKQVHGLHIYNGKMYMAAVKEVFVADINPDGTLGQPRMLISDLPDGGQHPNRTLAFGPDQKMYISVGSTCNACPESNPENATLLRAEEDGSNRKIFAKGLRNTIGFGWHPETKELWGMDHGIDWLGDDEQKEELNQISQGADYGWPYIYGEGKYNPGDRPKGDTTYQQYLQKTKLPSLTYQAHSAPMAMTFYSGAQFPEDYRNDAFVAMRGSWNRSSPVGYKIVRMHFENGKPVRFEDFVTGFIVNNNKAHFGRLVGLAVHSDGSLLFSDDTNGVVYRVSHP from the coding sequence ATGAAACTACCTTCTTATTTCCGAAAACCGGCTTCGGCCGTGATGGCATGTGCGCTGCTGGCGGGCGTGGCGGTCAGCTGCGACGATGACGACGACTTCTGGGACGCATTCATTCCAGAAACAGACAAAGAAGCGACCTCGGCGCAAATCCAGGGATATGTTTTTTATCCGGCCCTGCAACCAGCCTCCGACCAAAACGTGGGACAGCTGAAAGTCCCGGCCGGGTTTCAAGTGAACAAATTCGCGGAAGGCCTCGGCAAACCGCGTATGCTTGCCACGAGCGAAAAAGGCCACGTGTACGCGTCGGACCGCGAGGCAGGCATTGTAATGATGCTCACCGACACAGACGGCGACGGCATGGCCGACGACAAAAAGACGGTTGCAAATATCAAGCAGGTGCACGGCCTGCATATTTACAATGGCAAAATGTATATGGCTGCCGTGAAAGAGGTATTTGTGGCGGATATCAACCCGGATGGCACGCTCGGCCAACCACGCATGCTCATCAGCGACCTGCCCGACGGCGGCCAGCACCCCAACCGCACGCTGGCATTCGGGCCGGATCAGAAAATGTACATCAGCGTGGGTAGCACCTGCAATGCATGCCCGGAATCCAATCCCGAAAATGCGACATTGCTCCGCGCAGAAGAGGACGGCTCAAACCGCAAGATCTTCGCCAAAGGCCTGCGCAACACGATCGGCTTCGGCTGGCATCCCGAAACGAAGGAGCTTTGGGGAATGGACCACGGGATCGACTGGCTTGGTGACGACGAGCAAAAAGAAGAGCTGAACCAGATCAGCCAGGGAGCGGACTACGGCTGGCCTTACATTTACGGCGAGGGCAAATACAACCCGGGCGACCGTCCCAAAGGCGATACCACTTACCAGCAATATCTCCAAAAAACCAAGCTGCCGTCGCTCACCTACCAGGCGCATTCGGCACCGATGGCGATGACCTTCTACTCCGGCGCACAGTTTCCCGAGGATTACCGCAACGATGCCTTCGTGGCGATGCGCGGCTCGTGGAACCGGAGTTCGCCCGTAGGCTATAAGATCGTGCGGATGCATTTTGAAAACGGAAAGCCGGTGCGCTTCGAAGATTTCGTAACGGGCTTCATTGTGAACAACAACAAAGCGCATTTCGGGCGACTGGTGGGGCTGGCCGTTCATAGCGATGGCTCACTGCTCTTTTCGGATGATACCAATGGCGTGGTGTACCGGGTTTCTCATCCTTGA
- a CDS encoding helix-turn-helix domain-containing protein has translation MDNWKAIAYLLAFGQGFVLCLSLIARSFGGRRAGLFLGLILLVLCQELLNAWGMQVHYHSRPDAIPFWNWQSYLVLPLATWFFMRLTTEPGYVFKPKYGSFFLPVAVEIAIRCAWSFYRNTLGVEIPSLLDNAPWFFVTEILPIMGMVAVLGIYGRRLSRIHSGLKTHGGERSARTWFRFYGLFSFLSLLTILWIAGVIFEWPVFSGIELLLALCLSGLGYIGYISPDFFTLPALPKPKQPEKPDFARFDDRAEFQRLRDVFLRDQLHTRSGLTLDEVAGHLQLPPRYISYLINAHSNTNFNGFVNGFRVEEVIRKLADPGEQHKTILALAFESGFNSKSTFNQVFKQHTGKSPSEFMLVQK, from the coding sequence ATGGATAACTGGAAAGCAATTGCGTATCTTCTGGCGTTCGGGCAGGGGTTTGTCCTCTGTTTGTCGCTCATTGCACGCAGCTTCGGCGGGCGGCGCGCCGGCTTGTTCCTGGGGCTGATATTGCTCGTGCTGTGCCAGGAACTGCTGAATGCCTGGGGCATGCAGGTGCATTATCACAGCCGGCCCGACGCCATTCCGTTCTGGAATTGGCAAAGCTATCTCGTACTTCCGCTTGCCACCTGGTTTTTCATGCGGCTCACCACGGAGCCGGGCTACGTTTTTAAGCCGAAGTACGGCTCGTTTTTCCTGCCTGTGGCCGTGGAAATCGCCATTCGGTGTGCGTGGAGTTTTTACAGGAACACGCTGGGTGTGGAAATACCGTCGCTGCTCGACAATGCTCCGTGGTTTTTCGTGACCGAAATCCTGCCCATTATGGGAATGGTAGCGGTTTTGGGCATTTACGGTCGACGGTTATCCCGCATTCATTCCGGCTTAAAAACGCATGGCGGTGAACGGAGCGCCCGTACCTGGTTCCGCTTCTACGGCCTTTTCTCGTTCCTAAGCCTGCTCACAATTTTATGGATCGCCGGGGTGATTTTCGAATGGCCTGTATTTTCGGGTATAGAACTGTTGCTCGCCCTGTGCCTTTCAGGCCTCGGGTACATCGGCTACATTTCCCCTGACTTCTTCACGTTGCCCGCATTGCCCAAACCCAAACAACCCGAAAAGCCGGATTTCGCCCGGTTCGACGATCGGGCGGAGTTTCAGCGGCTGCGCGACGTCTTCCTGCGCGACCAGCTGCACACGCGTTCGGGCCTTACGCTGGACGAGGTGGCCGGGCACCTGCAACTACCGCCCCGCTACATTTCCTATCTGATCAACGCACATTCCAACACGAATTTCAATGGTTTCGTGAACGGTTTCAGGGTAGAAGAGGTGATACGCAAGCTGGCCGACCCCGGCGAGCAGCATAAAACAATCCTCGCGCTCGCATTCGAATCGGGGTTCAATTCCAAATCCACATTCAACCAGGTTTTTAAGCAGCATACGGGCAAGTCGCCGTCGGAGTTTATGCTGGTTCAAAAATGA
- a CDS encoding Gfo/Idh/MocA family protein, whose product MENILQRRRFLQQAALAVPALGLVSLDDVAAPYAPENGQPWAQDKKLGIALLGLGKYSEEQLAPALEKTQRCRLAGIITGTPEKVGKWKERYKIPDKNIYNYQNMDSIRDNPDIDIVYVVTPNALHAEHTIRAAKAGKHVICEKPMATSVEDCEAMIAACKNAGKMLSIGYRLHFEPHHQTFMQFGKKKLYGDVQKIVAENSQEMEKGVWRLDRERSGGGPLMDLGIYCVQGALYSAGANPVKVAAKEGPKTDVEKFAEVEQSIDFQLEFPGGAVANCRTAYVGSGNRLRVEGKKGWYELEPAYEYKGIKGKTSQGPMGLENVNQQALQMDDFANCVLNNKPTRVPGEMGLRDVKILMAIYEAARTAQPVTLKW is encoded by the coding sequence ATGGAAAACATCCTTCAAAGAAGACGGTTTCTGCAACAGGCGGCACTGGCTGTTCCTGCACTCGGGCTGGTGAGCCTCGACGACGTGGCGGCTCCATATGCGCCGGAAAACGGGCAACCCTGGGCGCAGGATAAAAAGTTAGGAATCGCTTTGCTGGGATTGGGCAAATACAGCGAGGAGCAACTCGCACCGGCGCTGGAAAAAACGCAGCGGTGCAGGCTGGCGGGTATTATCACCGGAACACCCGAGAAGGTCGGGAAGTGGAAAGAACGGTACAAAATCCCCGACAAGAATATCTACAACTACCAGAACATGGATTCGATACGCGACAATCCCGACATCGACATTGTGTACGTGGTTACGCCCAATGCGCTGCACGCCGAGCACACGATCCGCGCCGCGAAAGCCGGTAAGCATGTGATCTGCGAAAAGCCGATGGCTACGAGCGTGGAGGACTGCGAAGCGATGATCGCCGCTTGTAAGAATGCCGGCAAAATGCTTTCCATTGGTTACCGGCTGCATTTCGAGCCGCACCACCAGACATTTATGCAGTTTGGAAAAAAGAAATTGTACGGCGACGTGCAAAAGATCGTGGCCGAGAACAGCCAGGAAATGGAAAAAGGCGTGTGGCGCCTGGACCGCGAGCGCTCAGGCGGCGGGCCGCTGATGGACCTCGGCATTTACTGCGTGCAGGGCGCCCTTTACTCGGCTGGCGCAAATCCCGTGAAAGTGGCAGCCAAAGAAGGCCCGAAAACCGACGTCGAAAAATTTGCCGAAGTCGAACAATCAATTGATTTCCAGCTGGAATTTCCCGGCGGCGCCGTGGCGAACTGCCGGACGGCCTACGTGGGCAGCGGCAACCGGCTGCGCGTGGAAGGGAAAAAAGGCTGGTACGAGCTCGAACCTGCCTACGAATACAAGGGCATTAAAGGTAAAACTTCCCAGGGGCCGATGGGTTTGGAGAATGTAAACCAGCAGGCACTTCAGATGGACGATTTTGCGAACTGTGTTCTCAACAACAAACCCACCCGCGTGCCGGGCGAAATGGGCCTCCGCGATGTGAAAATCCTGATGGCGATTTACGAAGCGGCCCGCACGGCCCAGCCCGTGACCCTGAAATGGTAA
- a CDS encoding DUF4932 domain-containing protein, with amino-acid sequence MVKVNANIELLGFVYFLGYEGAQSETPSYPDKDRKRYAYGLSLYQQYKSFAGSQNLAVAIGFAQDIWLDYFINLLIQLEDFPNAKLTEDIDPAYYLRFSPKGDLEEAKKNAAAFIRAMNGLYTEVDFSFYLSKSKTLYANALAQVQAGLPDKRILPAMEGFYQGHFDSYNLIPSLTIPAGMGFGAKYQKANRHHAFHVFGTFAIQQWTDPARLDMGFADKKHLLELSTHEFGHSFANPAVDRLPETLIQETQPLFEPIKEAMSPQGYPVWKTCLYEHFVRAGEVVIARKMGNPEDAKRLRDHYVFNRKFIYLDTLVTVLDQYSASGNGTYQQAVTNAMLRLRGQVTR; translated from the coding sequence GTGGTAAAGGTTAATGCCAATATAGAGTTGCTGGGGTTCGTCTATTTTCTGGGCTACGAGGGCGCGCAATCGGAAACGCCTTCCTATCCCGACAAAGACCGCAAACGCTACGCGTACGGGCTTAGCCTTTACCAGCAGTACAAATCTTTTGCAGGCAGTCAAAACCTGGCCGTCGCCATCGGCTTCGCGCAGGACATCTGGCTCGATTACTTCATTAACCTGCTCATCCAGCTGGAAGATTTCCCGAATGCGAAGCTGACCGAAGACATCGATCCGGCCTACTACCTGCGTTTTTCACCAAAAGGAGATCTGGAAGAGGCGAAAAAGAATGCTGCGGCGTTCATCCGCGCGATGAACGGCCTGTACACGGAAGTAGATTTCAGTTTCTATTTATCCAAAAGCAAAACCCTGTACGCCAATGCACTCGCCCAGGTGCAGGCCGGGCTGCCGGACAAGCGCATCCTGCCCGCCATGGAGGGCTTTTACCAGGGGCATTTCGATAGCTACAATCTCATTCCCAGCCTCACGATACCGGCCGGAATGGGTTTCGGAGCAAAGTATCAGAAGGCAAACCGGCACCACGCATTCCACGTTTTCGGCACATTCGCCATCCAGCAATGGACCGATCCCGCCCGGCTCGACATGGGTTTTGCCGACAAAAAGCATTTGCTCGAACTGAGCACCCACGAATTCGGGCATTCATTTGCCAATCCTGCCGTAGACCGCCTGCCCGAAACCCTCATTCAGGAAACCCAGCCGCTTTTTGAGCCGATCAAAGAGGCCATGAGCCCGCAGGGGTACCCCGTTTGGAAAACCTGCCTTTACGAACATTTCGTGCGCGCCGGCGAGGTGGTCATCGCCCGCAAAATGGGCAACCCGGAAGACGCCAAACGTCTCCGGGATCACTACGTTTTCAACCGGAAATTCATTTACCTCGACACGCTGGTCACTGTACTCGACCAGTACAGCGCATCCGGCAACGGCACTTACCAGCAAGCAGTTACCAACGCCATGCTGCGGCTGAGGGGGCAGGTAACCAGGTAG
- a CDS encoding glycoside hydrolase family 127 protein, which yields MHLSTKIYLTSAVLCSLHAAPFQARAQRIQPVRFSEVNITDQFWKPKQEKVATATLNACIIQTEEKSGRIRNFEKAARKQGEKHEGIYYDDSDVYKAIEAMAYSLKNRPDAALERKADEWIDKIAAAQLPDGYLNTYYTLTDLQQRWTDMERHEDYCAGHLMEAAVAYYNTTGKRKLLDVAIRFADHIDATFRVANRPWVSGHQEIELALMKLYHLTHEDRYLKLADWFLEQRGRGYGKGKIWDEWKDPKYCQDDVPVKQQKEITGHAVRAMYQYTGAADVASVTGDPGYMNAMTAVWEDVVYRNMYLTGGIGSSGHNEGFTDDYDLPNGAAYSETCASVGMVFWNQRMNALTGDAKYIDVLERSLYNGALDGLSLTGDRFFYGNPLSSIGNNARSAWFGTACCPSNIARLVASVGDYIYGKADGKIWVNLFVGSNTTFQVGKTAVPLQMSTDYPWNGSIRIKVTPPQKVKYALNVRIPGWAAGTPVPGGLYNFAAAGNGRVEVLLNGKSVNYQSDKGYAVIDRTWQNGDEIEVRLPMDVRQVKARAEVKADEGRIAIQRGPIVYCVEGADNAGEVWNLLVPANAAYTIQKSNLLDEPIVAIQAGLQVVKAAPDGLNIRTEPQTVTAIPYYTWANRGRGPMQVWLPVKIKNIRLAE from the coding sequence ATGCATTTAAGCACCAAAATTTACCTGACCTCGGCTGTCCTCTGCAGTCTGCACGCTGCGCCATTTCAGGCCAGAGCCCAGCGCATTCAGCCTGTCCGGTTTTCGGAAGTCAATATTACCGATCAGTTCTGGAAGCCCAAGCAGGAAAAGGTGGCGACGGCCACGCTGAATGCGTGTATCATTCAAACCGAAGAAAAATCGGGGCGCATCCGGAACTTCGAAAAAGCAGCCCGCAAGCAGGGCGAGAAGCACGAGGGCATTTACTACGACGACAGCGACGTGTACAAGGCCATCGAAGCCATGGCCTATTCGCTCAAAAACCGGCCCGATGCCGCATTGGAACGAAAAGCCGACGAATGGATCGACAAGATAGCCGCCGCCCAGCTCCCCGACGGCTATTTGAACACCTACTACACCCTCACCGACCTCCAACAGCGCTGGACCGACATGGAGCGCCACGAGGATTACTGCGCAGGGCATTTGATGGAAGCCGCGGTAGCCTATTACAATACGACCGGCAAACGCAAGCTGCTCGACGTGGCCATTCGCTTCGCCGACCATATCGACGCCACTTTCCGCGTGGCCAACCGGCCGTGGGTATCGGGCCACCAGGAAATAGAGCTGGCACTGATGAAACTGTATCACCTCACGCACGAGGACCGTTACCTGAAACTCGCCGACTGGTTTTTGGAACAACGCGGCCGCGGATATGGAAAGGGCAAAATCTGGGATGAATGGAAAGACCCGAAATACTGCCAGGACGACGTGCCCGTAAAGCAGCAAAAGGAAATCACCGGCCATGCCGTGCGCGCCATGTACCAGTACACGGGCGCGGCCGACGTGGCATCGGTAACCGGCGACCCTGGCTATATGAATGCCATGACCGCCGTGTGGGAAGATGTGGTGTACCGGAATATGTACCTGACGGGCGGAATAGGCTCTTCGGGCCACAACGAGGGCTTCACCGACGACTACGACCTGCCCAATGGCGCCGCGTACAGCGAAACATGCGCATCGGTAGGGATGGTATTCTGGAACCAGCGCATGAACGCGCTCACCGGCGACGCCAAGTACATTGACGTGCTCGAACGCAGCTTGTACAATGGTGCGCTCGACGGCCTCAGCCTCACCGGCGACCGCTTTTTCTACGGCAACCCGCTTTCCTCTATCGGCAACAATGCCCGCAGCGCATGGTTCGGCACGGCTTGCTGCCCTTCCAACATTGCCCGGCTGGTGGCGTCCGTGGGCGATTACATTTACGGCAAGGCTGATGGGAAGATCTGGGTGAACCTTTTCGTGGGGAGCAACACCACGTTCCAGGTCGGAAAAACGGCAGTGCCGCTGCAAATGAGCACGGATTACCCGTGGAATGGCAGCATCAGAATTAAGGTAACACCGCCGCAGAAGGTGAAATATGCATTGAATGTCCGCATTCCGGGCTGGGCTGCCGGCACGCCCGTTCCCGGCGGCCTGTACAATTTCGCGGCCGCTGGCAACGGCCGTGTTGAAGTGTTGCTTAATGGCAAATCGGTTAACTATCAGAGCGACAAAGGCTACGCCGTAATCGACCGGACCTGGCAGAACGGCGACGAAATCGAGGTGCGGCTGCCGATGGACGTGCGGCAGGTGAAAGCCCGCGCCGAAGTGAAGGCGGACGAAGGCCGCATTGCCATCCAGCGCGGGCCCATTGTGTACTGCGTGGAAGGCGCCGACAATGCCGGCGAGGTATGGAACCTGCTCGTGCCTGCAAACGCTGCGTACACCATTCAGAAAAGCAACCTGCTCGACGAGCCGATTGTGGCTATTCAGGCTGGCCTGCAAGTCGTAAAAGCAGCACCCGACGGCCTGAACATCCGCACGGAACCGCAAACGGTGACCGCTATTCCCTACTACACCTGGGCGAACCGCGGCCGCGGGCCGATGCAGGTGTGGCTGCCGGTGAAGATTAAGAATATCAGGTTAGCGGAATAG
- a CDS encoding DUF421 domain-containing protein: MKKEDIHFGDWQRMFIGDVPGGFYWEVVLRIAVIYLVLMVSMRLMGKRMASQLSRNEMLAMVSLAAAIGVPLQAPDRGILAAVMIGVVVVAVQQTLAYFASRNQRFESVTQGDMSILVSDGTLDLQKMKVSGITREKAYSQLRNHGIRHLGEVKRLYFEADGSFTLIRHAEIRSGLSIIPGIDAEFVKQVCRPTEVIVCNRCGRELAEGVTPCDNCGGDEQVNAFM, from the coding sequence ATGAAAAAGGAAGATATTCATTTCGGGGACTGGCAGCGGATGTTTATCGGCGACGTTCCGGGCGGGTTTTATTGGGAGGTGGTGCTGCGGATCGCGGTGATTTACCTGGTACTCATGGTGTCCATGCGGCTTATGGGGAAAAGAATGGCGTCGCAGCTGAGCCGGAACGAAATGCTTGCGATGGTATCGCTCGCGGCGGCGATCGGGGTGCCGTTGCAGGCTCCCGACCGGGGCATTCTGGCGGCGGTCATGATTGGCGTGGTGGTGGTGGCCGTTCAGCAAACGCTGGCCTACTTCGCCTCACGCAACCAGCGGTTCGAGTCCGTCACGCAGGGCGATATGTCGATACTGGTCAGTGACGGCACACTCGATTTACAAAAAATGAAAGTGAGCGGCATTACCCGTGAAAAAGCCTATTCACAGCTCAGAAACCACGGAATCCGGCATTTGGGCGAGGTAAAGCGGCTGTATTTCGAGGCCGACGGGTCGTTCACCCTGATCCGCCATGCCGAAATCCGCTCCGGCCTGAGCATTATTCCCGGCATCGACGCCGAATTTGTGAAGCAGGTTTGCCGCCCTACGGAAGTGATCGTCTGCAATCGCTGCGGCCGGGAGCTTGCGGAGGGCGTTACTCCCTGTGATAATTGCGGCGGCGAC
- a CDS encoding ferritin-like domain-containing protein translates to MLKIDSTYIHKALSANSLSELYPLVQRAIELEHSTIPPYLTAMFSLKPGTSQAQRQIIHSIVIEEMLHMTIAANILNALGGSPAIDNSRFVPEYPGPLPMGIGHGLIVGLEKYSVQLVKDVFMEIEEPEHPLDIKKLSLAAMPAFSTIGQFYLAVQHKIDELAPDELPGDKNRQVTSPFFGADELFPIYTKQNAHDAINIIIEQGEGTSSSPLDEEGEAAHYYRFQELYLGRELVKDESAQYGVSYTGPAIPFDPNDVYPLFPNTKTAMLPSGSEELKQMNEFNASYYSLLAGLHHTFNGHPEMLNNTIGVMYDLKLTAQKLCATPFPGKDGYTIGPSFEFVV, encoded by the coding sequence ATGTTAAAAATAGATTCAACATACATCCACAAGGCATTATCAGCCAACTCGTTGTCGGAACTTTACCCGCTGGTGCAACGGGCCATCGAACTGGAACATTCCACGATCCCACCCTACCTCACGGCCATGTTTTCCCTCAAACCCGGCACCAGCCAGGCGCAACGGCAGATCATCCATTCGATCGTGATCGAGGAAATGCTGCATATGACCATTGCGGCCAACATCCTGAATGCCCTCGGCGGCAGCCCGGCCATCGACAACAGCCGGTTCGTACCCGAATACCCCGGCCCGCTGCCGATGGGGATCGGCCACGGACTGATCGTGGGATTGGAAAAATACTCGGTACAGCTCGTTAAGGACGTTTTTATGGAAATCGAAGAACCGGAACATCCGCTGGACATCAAAAAGCTAAGCCTGGCGGCCATGCCTGCATTCAGCACGATCGGGCAGTTTTACCTGGCCGTTCAGCACAAGATCGACGAGCTCGCACCCGACGAACTGCCCGGAGACAAAAACAGGCAGGTAACATCGCCATTTTTCGGTGCCGACGAGCTTTTCCCGATTTATACCAAACAAAACGCCCACGACGCCATCAATATCATCATCGAGCAAGGCGAAGGGACCTCATCGTCGCCGCTGGACGAAGAAGGTGAAGCGGCGCATTACTATCGGTTTCAGGAATTGTATCTCGGTAGGGAGCTGGTCAAGGACGAAAGCGCCCAATATGGCGTTTCCTACACCGGCCCGGCCATCCCGTTTGACCCGAACGACGTGTACCCATTGTTCCCGAACACGAAAACCGCCATGCTGCCGTCAGGCAGCGAGGAATTGAAGCAGATGAACGAGTTCAATGCGAGCTACTATTCGCTGCTGGCAGGGCTCCATCACACTTTCAACGGGCACCCGGAAATGCTCAACAATACAATCGGCGTGATGTACGACCTGAAACTGACCGCTCAGAAACTCTGCGCCACGCCATTCCCAGGGAAAGACGGCTACACGATCGGTCCGTCGTTCGAGTTTGTCGTTTAG
- a CDS encoding DUF421 domain-containing protein, translating into MKKEDIVPGDWYRILFGETPVVFLVEILLRTILMYAILLIIVRMMGKRMGGQLTISDLAVMITLGAIVSPGMQMPQTGLLLCGMILVCALLFQRGLNFFEFKSERFEQATQGKLSVLVKNGVMQLEEMHRTKVSRQQIFSALRNNQIYNLGDVARVYLESCGLITIYRHPEAGAGLPLFPPGDEAISGFGQTSVENTLVCANCGKVPESQDRQQHCPVCNATQWGQASISISNQPSHAA; encoded by the coding sequence ATGAAAAAGGAAGACATAGTTCCCGGCGACTGGTACCGCATTCTGTTCGGGGAAACGCCGGTCGTATTTTTAGTTGAAATTCTCCTCAGGACCATTCTCATGTACGCCATTCTTCTCATTATCGTGCGGATGATGGGCAAGCGAATGGGTGGCCAGCTCACCATTTCGGACCTGGCCGTGATGATCACCCTCGGGGCAATTGTGTCGCCGGGTATGCAAATGCCGCAAACCGGCCTCCTGCTGTGCGGGATGATCCTCGTGTGTGCGCTCCTGTTCCAACGCGGACTTAATTTTTTCGAATTTAAAAGTGAGCGTTTCGAGCAGGCAACGCAGGGGAAACTAAGCGTTCTCGTCAAAAACGGCGTAATGCAGCTCGAAGAAATGCACCGTACCAAGGTCTCGCGCCAGCAGATTTTCTCGGCGCTGCGCAACAACCAAATCTATAATCTCGGCGACGTAGCCCGCGTGTACCTGGAATCCTGCGGGCTGATCACCATCTACCGGCATCCCGAAGCAGGTGCCGGCCTGCCCTTATTTCCACCCGGCGACGAGGCTATTTCCGGTTTTGGACAAACATCCGTGGAAAATACGCTCGTTTGCGCCAACTGCGGAAAAGTGCCTGAAAGTCAAGACCGGCAGCAGCATTGCCCCGTTTGCAACGCTACGCAATGGGGTCAGGCCAGCATTTCCATTTCCAACCAACCCAGCCACGCCGCATGA